The genomic window TAAAAGGAAACAGAGACAATAACCCAGCAATGAGCGGTGGTGTTGTTACTGATGCAAAAGATACTTTTGACCAAATGGGTAAGCCTGCAGTTTCTATGCAGATGAACAGCCAAGGTGCTAAAGTTTGGGAAGAATTAACAGGAAGAGCATTTGCTCAAAAAAGTTACATCGCTATTGTTTTAGATGATATCGTTTATTCTGCTCCAGGTGTTACAAGTGGTCCTATTGCTGGAGGAAGATCTGAAATTACAGGTTCCTTTGATGTTGCTGAAACTAAAGATTTAGCTAACGTATTAAATGCAGGTAAATTACCAGCGTCTGCAGATATTATTCAATCAACAGTAGTTGGTCCTTCTCTAGGGCAGGCGGCTATTGATGCAGGTACAATTTCTTCTGTATTAGGATTCTTATTAGTTTGCGTTTGGATGGTATTCTATTATGGTAAAGCTGGATGGTATGCAAACCTTGCTTTATTATTAAACTTACTATTCTTATTCGGAATTATGGCAAGTTTTGGCTTTGTATTAACATTGCCAGGTATCGCAGGTATCGTGTTAACATTAGGTACAGCGGTAGATGCGAACATTATTATATACGAAAGAGCGAAAGAGGAATTACGTGAAGGAAAATCGCTTTCTGAGGCAGTTGCTGCTTCTTACGGATGGCATGGTGCAATGCGTTCTATTATTGACGCTAACGTTACTCACGTTTTAACTGGAGCTATCTTGTTTATTTTCGGAACTGGTCCTATCAAAGGTTTCGCTTTAACGTTATTAATTGGTATTGTAACTTCATTGTTTACATCAATCTTTATTGCTAGAATTTTTATTGATAGAAATATCGCTGGAAAAGGAGATTTAACTTTCTCTACAAACATTACTAAAAATTGGTTTACTAATTTCCACTTTGATTTCATTAAAGTTAAAAAATTCACTTATATATTCTCGTCTATTGTAACAGTAGTAAGTTTAACTTCTATTTTCTTTATTAATGGTTTAGATGAAGGTGTTGATTTTGTTGGAGGTAGAACTTTCCAAGTTAAATTTGAAAAACCAGTTGATGCAACTGCTGTTTCAGATGAATTATCTGCTGCTTTTGGAACTCCGGTTGAGGCTAAAATTTTAGGAGATGATGATCAGTTGAAAATCACTACTAAATATAAAATTAAAGAAGATGGTGTAGCTATTGATGAAGAAGTGAACCAAAAATTATACGCTTCATTACAGAAATATTTCCCAAATACTTCTTATGAGAAATTCATTAACTCATTTGATGGTAAAAAAGTAGGTGTATTACAAGCTTCTAAAGTTGGGGCTTCTATCTCTGAGGATATTAAAACTAACTCATACTGGGCAGTTCTTGGTGCAATGGCAGTTATTTTCTTATACTTAATGGTTTCTTTCCGTAAATGGCAGTATTCATTAGGTGCGATTGCAGCTGTTGCGCATGACGTAATCTTTGTATTAGGAATTTACTCTTTATGCTACAAATTCATGCCATTCCACATGGAAATGGATCAGCACTTTATCGCTGCGATTTTAACTGTAATTGGTTACTCTATGAACGATACTGTAATTGTATTTGACAGGGTAAGAGAGTTTATCATCGGAAACCGTAAAGGTAGCTTCGAAGATATAGTAAATGCTTCTATTAATACTACATTATCAAGAACGTTGAATACTTCATTAATGATGATTATTGTATTATTGACAATGTTTATTTTTGGTGGAGAATCAATTAGAGGATTTATCTTTGCTATGTTAATTGGTATTATCGTAGGTACTTATTCTTCATTATTTATCGCAACTCCAGTATTGGTTGATACGATTTCTAATGATGAGAAACATACAATCGAAGACAAACACAACAAAGCGTAATTAAACTTTGTTTTTATTATAAGAAAGATCCAGTGAAAACTGGATCTTTTTTTTATGTTTGTATTTGTGATCCAAATCCTATTTATGAATAGAAAAAGAATATTCTTGGCAGTCCTCTTGTTTGGAGTATGTCAGATCAATGCGCAGCGAAAAAACAGTCATTTCAGAATAGGAATGAGTTATGGTTTCGGGAGCGAATTCAATAATACGGATTATACTTTTACCAACCATTTTTATAAAGCGCAGCTTTATTATAATCTCAAGAAAACTGAAAATTTTGCTTACGATATTTTGGTACAGCCGGAAATTAATTTTGGCAGACATCAGCTATTAAATTTATACTTCGTAAAGCCAGAAACGCCAAATTTTGAAGAGAAAAGAATAGAATATATGCAACTCAAAAATGTTTACAATTTGTTCTTAATTTAGGCTTTGTAGTTAGAAAACCAATTGAAAAAACATTTTCCTATTATGCTGTAGGAAGTATAGGCCCATTGATAACAGATGCAGAAACAGAAAGAATGTCTAAAGGTTTTGCTTTTGCAGATGTTTTAGCCGTTGGTTTTACGGCTTCTTACGATATATTTCAAATTGATATTCGTCCGAGTTTGCGACATGTATCTAATGCAGGCTTAGGAAGCTCAAATGCGGGTTATAACACAAAGAATGTAGAGTTTAGTATTTTCGTATAAGCTATAAATAGAAATGCCCAATATCAAGCGATATTGGGCATTTCTTTATTTGAGAAATATATTCTTATGATTGCGCTAAAGGATTTCTTTGTGCTCTAATAATGAAAAATAATCCGATTATAATAAAGGGAATGCTTAACCATTGTCCTGTAGAAAAATAACCTAAGTTTTCTTCTATACCGCCTTGGCTTTCTTTTACAAATTCTACAATAAAACGTACTACAAATAAAAGAACTAAAAACAATCCAAATAAATAGCCGGTTTTTAGTCTTGTATTGGTTTTCCAGTATAAGAAGTACAAAATAGCAAATACAAATATATAAGAGAATGCTTCGTACAATTGGGCTGGATGTCTTGCAGGAACTTCGGCTAATACATTGGCAAATTTTGGATCTGCTGCGATTGCATTGTAGGCTTCGATTGGATCTGCAATTCCAGTTTTTTGTACAGCTTCATTTTTACTGAATGTATCGTGTAAAAAACGAACTCCGAATGAAGATGTAGTTTCGTTTCCAATGATTTCTGAATTGAAGAAATTCCCCAAACGAACAAAAATAGCACCACTGGCAACAGGAATTACGATTCTATCCAAGATCCATAAAAGTGATCGCTTTAATATTTTTTTGCTGTAAAAATACATGGCGACAATAATAGAAATCGCAGCTCCATGACTTGCTAGTCCTTGGAAACCTGTAAATTCAAATTTTGGTTCGAATCTGACAGGAAGGAAAATTTCCAATAAATGATTTCTGAAATATTCCCAATCGTAAAAGAAAACATGTCCTAGACGTGCACCAATTAAAGTTGCCAGAACTGTCCAAACAAATAGAGAATCTAATTTTTCTAGTGATTCGTTTTCTCTTTCGAAAATCTTTTTCATTAGGAACCATCCTAAAAGAAAAGCAATTACAAACATTAAGCTGTAATAGCGAATCATAAAAAATCCTAAATTAATTCCCTCTGAAGGATTCCAAACAAAATTTAAGGCGTGTGTCATGTAAAATGTTTTATATATTGTGAAAATAAATATTTAATGTAAAGTCTCGTTTTATAACAGGTTAATGTTTATGGCTGCATTTCTTTTCTGGTACAGGATCGTAACCGCTTCTTCCCCAAGGATGACAGCTTAAAATGCGTTTTACTCCTAAAAACCCGCCGTAGAATAATCCATGGGTCTGCAAAGCTTGGATCATGTAGGTCGAACAAGTAGGTTCAAATCTGCAGGATGCCGGTGTAAACGGAGAAATTGCCGTTTGATAAAAACGAACCAAGAGCACAAATGGGTATATTAGAATTTTGGATAACATTTTATCAATACTTATTGTCTAGTTTTTCAGACTTCTATTTGTTGTCTTTACAAGAATTTTGTTACATCCAAAACTTTAATTTCTTTATTGAATGCTAAATGATGTTCCTTCTTTTCCGTCTTTTAGTTGGATTCCTAAAGCAATTAATTGATCTCTAATCTGATCTGAAAGGGCAAAGTTTTTGTCTGCTCTAGCTTGATTTCTCATTCCGATAAGCATATTAACAACACCTTCTAATTTATCATTATCTCCATCGGCATTTTTCTCATCGCTAAGACCCAAAACATCAAATACAAAAGCATTTACAGCTGTTGTAAAATCTGCTAAATCATTTGCAGTAATAGTTTCTTTGCCGTCTTTTAATAAGTTGATATAGCGAACGGCTTCAAATAGCTGTGCGATTAAAATAGGCGTATTAAAATCGTCATTCATTGCATCGTAGCATAGCTGTTTCCATGCTGCAAAATCAATAGAACTGGTATTAGCTGCAGCGATATTTGGTAAAGCATCAACTGCTTCCATTAATCTTTTGTATCCTTTTTCTGCAGCAACAATTGCATCATCAGAAAAATCTAAAATACTTCTGTAATGTGCCTGCAGCATGAAGAAACGAGTAACAGAAGCCGAAAATGGTTTGCTTAGAATATTATTATCGCCGCTCAGAATTTCGCCTGGTAAAATATTATTTCCAGTCGATTTAGCCATTTTCTTTCCGTTTAAAGTCAGCATGTTAGCATGCATCCAATAGTTAACTGGAGATTGACCTGTACAGGCTTCGTTTTGTGCGATTTCACATTCGTGGTGAGGAAATTTTAAATCCATTCCGCCTCCGTGAATATCAAAATGATTTCCAAGATATTTGGTACTCATTGCAGTACATTCAAGATGCCAGCCAGGAAAACCATCGCTCCATGGTGAGGGCCATCTCATGATATGTTCTGGTTCTGCTTTTTTCCAAAGTGCAAAATCCTGCGGATTTCTTTTGTCCGACTGTCCGTCAAGATCACGTGTGTTGGCTAGCATATCTTCGATATTTCTACCGCTTAAAACACCGTAATTATTGGTTTCGTTATATTTTACAACATCAAAATATACAGATCCGTTAGCTTCGTAGCCGATTCCTGTTGCTATAATTTTTTTGATGATTTCAATTTGCTCAATAATATGCCCAGTTGCAGTTGGCTCAATGCTTGGAGGCAGAAAATTGAATGCTTTTAAGATATCATGAAAATCGACAGTGTAGCGTTGTACAACCTCCATAGGTTCTAACTGCTCTAAACGTGCTTTTTTTGCAATTTTATCTTCGCCTTCGTCAACATCGTCAACGATATGTCCTACGTCGGTAATATTTCGAACATAGCGCACCTTGTAATCTAAGTGCAGAAAATATCTAAAAATTACGTCAAAAGACATAAAAGTTCTCACATTTCCTAAGTGGACATTACTATATACGGTAGGTCCACAAACATACATTCCAACATTTCCTTCATGGATTGGTTTGAAATCTTCTTTTTCACCTGAAAGTGAATTGTATATTTTTAAGGGCTGACTGCTATATAGTGGCATATTTTTTTTATTGTTTAATCGTTTAACCGTTAGTTGTTTAATCGTTTAAATGTTGGTTTTTTTTGATTATGTAAAACGTTTAATCGTTTCTAGTAACTTTGTTTATTCTTTAGAAAGATAGTATTTTTTAACTATTTATCTGATTGCATTTTAGCTGCAAACAAGATGGATTTTCAATCATTTGATCGCTAAATAATTAAATGGGTCTTTTGAACTAAATTCAATCACCTGACAGAAATCTCTAGCCAATCTCAAAATTTGCAAATCCTCAATTCTATCTATTTTATCATCAGAACAGCAAACTCCTGTCTAAAAACAATAAACTTTTAAAATTGAGTTTCTAATTTAATATAGTCTAAGAATTCTCTCTTCGTTTGAGGGTCTTTGAATTTTCCACCAAATTCAGAAGTTACAGTGCTGCTTTCGATATCTTTAATTCCGCGTGAATTTACGCAAAGGTGTTTAGCATCAATAACACACGCAACATCTTCTGTTCCTAAAGCTTTTTGAAGTTCCTGTACAATCTGCATTGTTAAACGCTCTTGAACCTGAGGTCTTTTAGCATAATATTCAACAATACGGTTCATTTTAGATAAACCAATAACTCTTCCGCTTGAGATGTAAGCAACATGAGCACGTCCGATAATTGGAAGTAAATGGTGTTCGCAGGTAGAATAAACGGTAATGTTTTTTTCTACTAACATTTCACCGTATTTGTAATTATTGTCAAAAGTAGAAGCTTTTGGCTGTTTTGCAGGATTAAGACCTCCAAAAATCTCCTTAACAAACATCTTTGCAACTCGATTTGGAGTTCCTTTAATGCTGTCGTCTGTCAAATCCATTCCAAGAGTTTGTAGAATGTTTTCGACATCTTTTTTTATTTTTTCTATTTTTTCATCATCAGTTAAGTCAAAAGCGTCTTCTCTTAAAGGGTTTTTGGCGTTACTGCTGAAATGACTGTCACCTATTTCGTCTAAAAAATCTTCGTTATTTATCATTAAAAACTACTATTATAATGGGTATATCTTTTTAAGGCGGTAAAGATAATTAATAAATAGGAAACCTTTTCTATCGTTTTTACGATTTAATTGTTCCTTTTTGCATATAATTTAAATTAGAGTTCCAAGATCTTGACTTTAAAACACAAAAGACAATAACGAAAGGGTTATTGTCTTTTTGAAATTTGTTTTTAAAAACTTGATTATCTGTTGTTATAAACCAATAAAGCTTCTTTTAAAATATTTACGGCAGTAATTAAATCCTGTTTATTCAATACATAAGCAATTCTTACCTGATTTAATCCCATGCCAGGAGTTGAATAAAAACCTTTGGCAGGAGCAATCATTACAGTTTCGCCGTTTAAATTATAGCTTTCTAAAAGCCATTGTGCAAAATCGTCAGAATCTTTTATTGGAAGCTCGGCAATACAATAAAAAGCACCTTTAGGTTTTGTTACAATAACTCCGTCGATTTTGTTTAATTCGGCAATTAAAGTGTCGCGGCGTTCTTTGTATTCTGCAATTACTTCATCAAAATAACTTTGCGGGGTATCAATCGCAGCTTCGCAGGCAATCTGTTCAATTGTTGGCGGACTCAAACGTGCTTGCGCAAATTTCATTACGGTTGCTAAAACGTCTTTGTTTTTAGTAACCAGACAACCAATTCTTGCCCCGCACATACTGTAACGTTTAGAAACAGAATCGACCATAATTACATTTTGCTGTACATCTTCAAGATTCATTACCGAAAAATGTGAATCATTTCCATCGTACAAAAATTCACGATAAACTTCATCAGCAATTAAATAGAGGTCGTGTTTTTTGATCAAACCGGCCAATTGTCTAATTTCTTCCTCAGAGTATAAGTATCCAGTCGGATTTCCTGGGTTACAAATCAGAATGGCTTTTGTTTTTG from Flavobacterium fluviale includes these protein-coding regions:
- the secDF gene encoding protein translocase subunit SecDF; this encodes MQNKGLIKFFAILFALVSIYQLSFTFVANGVKSEAKAFAGDNPDKELKYLDSIGKEKVLNLGFTDFTYNEVKNKQLNKGLDLEGGINVILQISIKDVLKGLANNSKNPVFNKSLADASANLEGNKTYLNKFFEAFEANSKGSVKLASPDIFANRSLQGEGGVDFQMSDAQVQKVIKRKVDESVESAFKVLRERIDKFGVTQPNIQKLGETGRILVELPGAKDVDRIKKLLGGKAQLEFWETYKVEEIGNFLVAANEALKKTEVKKTETKTVAKDSLNALLTDAKDSTDTKKGNNPLFDKILGQGGGPVLGYFATKDTAVINSYFKRPEIRVLLAADQHYAKFVWSKPTTIKDQKAKDLASAKDIEVVELYALKGNRDNNPAMSGGVVTDAKDTFDQMGKPAVSMQMNSQGAKVWEELTGRAFAQKSYIAIVLDDIVYSAPGVTSGPIAGGRSEITGSFDVAETKDLANVLNAGKLPASADIIQSTVVGPSLGQAAIDAGTISSVLGFLLVCVWMVFYYGKAGWYANLALLLNLLFLFGIMASFGFVLTLPGIAGIVLTLGTAVDANIIIYERAKEELREGKSLSEAVAASYGWHGAMRSIIDANVTHVLTGAILFIFGTGPIKGFALTLLIGIVTSLFTSIFIARIFIDRNIAGKGDLTFSTNITKNWFTNFHFDFIKVKKFTYIFSSIVTVVSLTSIFFINGLDEGVDFVGGRTFQVKFEKPVDATAVSDELSAAFGTPVEAKILGDDDQLKITTKYKIKEDGVAIDEEVNQKLYASLQKYFPNTSYEKFINSFDGKKVGVLQASKVGASISEDIKTNSYWAVLGAMAVIFLYLMVSFRKWQYSLGAIAAVAHDVIFVLGIYSLCYKFMPFHMEMDQHFIAAILTVIGYSMNDTVIVFDRVREFIIGNRKGSFEDIVNASINTTLSRTLNTSLMMIIVLLTMFIFGGESIRGFIFAMLIGIIVGTYSSLFIATPVLVDTISNDEKHTIEDKHNKA
- a CDS encoding acyloxyacyl hydrolase encodes the protein MEKTFSYYAVGSIGPLITDAETERMSKGFAFADVLAVGFTASYDIFQIDIRPSLRHVSNAGLGSSNAGYNTKNVEFSIFV
- the lgt gene encoding prolipoprotein diacylglyceryl transferase, which translates into the protein MTHALNFVWNPSEGINLGFFMIRYYSLMFVIAFLLGWFLMKKIFERENESLEKLDSLFVWTVLATLIGARLGHVFFYDWEYFRNHLLEIFLPVRFEPKFEFTGFQGLASHGAAISIIVAMYFYSKKILKRSLLWILDRIVIPVASGAIFVRLGNFFNSEIIGNETTSSFGVRFLHDTFSKNEAVQKTGIADPIEAYNAIAADPKFANVLAEVPARHPAQLYEAFSYIFVFAILYFLYWKTNTRLKTGYLFGLFLVLLFVVRFIVEFVKESQGGIEENLGYFSTGQWLSIPFIIIGLFFIIRAQRNPLAQS
- the yidD gene encoding membrane protein insertion efficiency factor YidD, which encodes MLSKILIYPFVLLVRFYQTAISPFTPASCRFEPTCSTYMIQALQTHGLFYGGFLGVKRILSCHPWGRSGYDPVPEKKCSHKH
- the cysS gene encoding cysteine--tRNA ligase; translated protein: MPLYSSQPLKIYNSLSGEKEDFKPIHEGNVGMYVCGPTVYSNVHLGNVRTFMSFDVIFRYFLHLDYKVRYVRNITDVGHIVDDVDEGEDKIAKKARLEQLEPMEVVQRYTVDFHDILKAFNFLPPSIEPTATGHIIEQIEIIKKIIATGIGYEANGSVYFDVVKYNETNNYGVLSGRNIEDMLANTRDLDGQSDKRNPQDFALWKKAEPEHIMRWPSPWSDGFPGWHLECTAMSTKYLGNHFDIHGGGMDLKFPHHECEIAQNEACTGQSPVNYWMHANMLTLNGKKMAKSTGNNILPGEILSGDNNILSKPFSASVTRFFMLQAHYRSILDFSDDAIVAAEKGYKRLMEAVDALPNIAAANTSSIDFAAWKQLCYDAMNDDFNTPILIAQLFEAVRYINLLKDGKETITANDLADFTTAVNAFVFDVLGLSDEKNADGDNDKLEGVVNMLIGMRNQARADKNFALSDQIRDQLIALGIQLKDGKEGTSFSIQ
- the folE gene encoding GTP cyclohydrolase I FolE is translated as MINNEDFLDEIGDSHFSSNAKNPLREDAFDLTDDEKIEKIKKDVENILQTLGMDLTDDSIKGTPNRVAKMFVKEIFGGLNPAKQPKASTFDNNYKYGEMLVEKNITVYSTCEHHLLPIIGRAHVAYISSGRVIGLSKMNRIVEYYAKRPQVQERLTMQIVQELQKALGTEDVACVIDAKHLCVNSRGIKDIESSTVTSEFGGKFKDPQTKREFLDYIKLETQF
- a CDS encoding pyridoxal phosphate-dependent aminotransferase, translated to MPTISHKGRNMPESPIRKLAPFADLAKKKGHKVYHLNIGQPDIKTPEVAIEAVKNIDLTLIEYSPSAGYESYRKKLAHFYQRQNVNVNTEDIIVTTGGSEALLFALATITDPGDEIIIPEPFYANYHAFASSTSATVIPLVSTIETAFALPSIDEVEKLITPKTKAILICNPGNPTGYLYSEEEIRQLAGLIKKHDLYLIADEVYREFLYDGNDSHFSVMNLEDVQQNVIMVDSVSKRYSMCGARIGCLVTKNKDVLATVMKFAQARLSPPTIEQIACEAAIDTPQSYFDEVIAEYKERRDTLIAELNKIDGVIVTKPKGAFYCIAELPIKDSDDFAQWLLESYNLNGETVMIAPAKGFYSTPGMGLNQVRIAYVLNKQDLITAVNILKEALLVYNNR